A single Halobellus ruber DNA region contains:
- a CDS encoding response regulator — MPHTSQQGIHVLHIDDDPDFADLVKTFLKREDDRFTVETATNADEGLKRIYDRPPDCVVSDYNMPGRDGIELLRALRDEHPDLPFILFTGKGSEEVAGDALRADATDYIQKQSGSEQYELLANRIENAVSQYRSEIRLRETKEEYVTVFEGALTGLLLVDVERDGFRYQRCNPRALELIGRDREEIVGSTPSEALGTENGKKVCGAYRKCVECRESVKYSLTLDFPDGQAVRPGRVTPIELNGEITQLVVSFYDDTEAQQQREKLERQNDLFSKAQELAKVGAWEYDVQENQTSWTEQVYEIYDLSQDASIDDEAILELYHPDDRDEIREAFTNPSETVDTSDSELRLQPTDGETRWVSVRGQPQTVDGELVRIRGAIQDITGRKRRIREILELKRQYQTLSENIPNGAVFLFDENMRYERARGRELSKVGLSPNEVESTTPHDVFPTELAEELTHYFTEALNGNSNTFTQTLGESVYRNRTVPVETGDGRTAYGLALAQNVTEQVERRRELERQNERLEEFTSIVSHDLRNPLRVADGRLELLRDECKSDHIDDLAQALDRMDALIEDLLTLTREGERVDEAEQIGLTNAATNSWQTVKTERATLETDTSCAVEADRSRLRQLFENLYRNAIEHGGDNVTVSVGEMDDGFYVADTGSGIPESDREEAFEAGYSTTEGGTGFGLRIVEQVANAHGWEVTVTESEQGGARFEITGVEKGE; from the coding sequence ATGCCACACACCTCACAACAGGGGATTCATGTTCTTCACATTGATGACGACCCGGATTTCGCGGACCTGGTCAAGACGTTTCTTAAACGCGAGGACGATCGGTTCACTGTCGAAACGGCGACCAACGCCGACGAAGGACTAAAACGAATCTATGACCGGCCGCCTGATTGCGTGGTCTCGGATTACAATATGCCTGGCAGAGACGGGATTGAGTTACTTCGCGCGCTCCGTGACGAGCACCCCGATCTACCGTTCATACTGTTCACCGGTAAGGGCAGTGAGGAGGTCGCCGGTGACGCGCTCAGGGCGGATGCGACCGATTACATTCAAAAACAGTCCGGGTCCGAACAGTACGAACTACTCGCCAATCGCATTGAGAACGCTGTCTCACAGTATCGGTCTGAGATCCGACTCCGCGAAACGAAAGAAGAGTACGTTACCGTATTCGAGGGTGCGTTGACTGGTCTCCTGCTGGTTGATGTCGAGCGGGATGGGTTCCGGTATCAACGGTGTAATCCGCGAGCACTTGAACTCATCGGCCGAGACCGGGAAGAAATCGTCGGAAGTACCCCAAGTGAGGCTCTTGGCACGGAAAATGGCAAAAAGGTCTGTGGGGCATATCGGAAGTGTGTCGAGTGTCGTGAATCCGTCAAATACTCCCTCACTCTCGATTTTCCGGACGGACAGGCCGTCAGACCGGGCAGGGTCACACCCATCGAGTTAAACGGTGAAATCACCCAACTGGTGGTCTCGTTCTATGACGATACCGAAGCACAGCAACAACGAGAGAAGTTAGAACGACAAAACGACCTGTTCAGCAAAGCGCAAGAACTCGCCAAGGTAGGCGCATGGGAGTACGACGTTCAAGAGAATCAAACCAGTTGGACCGAGCAAGTCTACGAAATCTATGATCTCTCGCAAGATGCGTCTATAGACGACGAGGCTATTTTGGAACTGTATCATCCGGATGACCGGGACGAAATCCGGGAAGCGTTTACGAATCCGAGCGAAACTGTCGACACATCCGACTCAGAGTTGCGTCTTCAGCCCACAGACGGGGAGACACGGTGGGTATCTGTACGCGGGCAGCCACAGACGGTGGATGGAGAACTCGTCAGGATTCGCGGGGCTATTCAGGATATTACCGGAAGAAAAAGGCGAATCCGAGAGATACTGGAACTGAAACGGCAGTACCAAACGCTATCTGAGAACATACCTAACGGTGCGGTCTTCCTGTTCGACGAGAATATGCGATACGAACGGGCTCGTGGAAGGGAACTCAGTAAAGTCGGCCTCTCGCCTAACGAGGTCGAATCAACAACGCCACACGACGTCTTTCCGACCGAACTCGCCGAAGAACTCACCCACTACTTCACCGAGGCGCTGAATGGAAACAGCAATACGTTTACGCAAACGCTCGGAGAGAGCGTTTATCGGAACCGGACAGTCCCCGTTGAAACCGGTGACGGGAGAACTGCTTACGGACTCGCGCTGGCACAGAACGTGACGGAGCAAGTTGAGCGTAGGCGGGAACTGGAGAGGCAAAACGAGCGGTTAGAGGAGTTCACAAGCATCGTCAGCCACGATTTGCGGAATCCGCTCCGAGTGGCCGACGGACGGTTGGAGCTGCTTCGGGACGAGTGTAAGAGCGACCATATCGATGACCTTGCACAGGCCCTTGACCGGATGGACGCGCTCATCGAAGACCTGCTGACACTGACACGAGAGGGTGAGCGAGTCGATGAGGCCGAACAGATTGGACTCACGAACGCAGCCACGAACAGTTGGCAAACGGTGAAGACGGAACGGGCAACACTCGAAACCGATACGTCGTGTGCCGTTGAAGCTGACCGGAGCCGGCTTCGGCAGCTGTTCGAGAACCTCTACCGGAACGCCATCGAACACGGTGGTGACAATGTGACAGTCTCCGTTGGCGAGATGGACGACGGGTTCTATGTCGCGGACACGGGATCAGGCATCCCTGAATCTGATCGTGAGGAAGCGTTCGAGGCGGGATACTCGACTACCGAAGGGGGGACCGGATTTGGCCTGCGGATCGTCGAACAGGTCGCTAACGCGCATGGGTGGGAGGTGACGGTGACTGAAAGCGAACAGGGCGGGGCCCGGTTCGAAATCACCGGCGTTGAAAAAGGCGAGTGA
- a CDS encoding phosphomannomutase: MELFGTAGIRGSVRERLTPEFALSVGRAVGAGVVEEASGDGASDRPATVVVGRDGRTTGEALAAAVEAGVESAGADVRRAGVLPTPALAYASQGRYGVMLTASHNPPTDNGIKVFVDGREYDRDREAAVEARVTDGVPSVAWNEWGSSETVSPLAGYRRAVVEYARGHGESADGLDVVVDCGTGMGALGTPQVLRELGARVVTLNGQVDGFFPGRASKPTPETLGDLRAFLSGSEFDLGIAHDGDADRIVVLDGAGEILHEDTVVAILAEHFVRVATASDPVVVTTPNASGRIDERVAAAGGRVERVRLGALHEGIAAARADGGDVVFAAEPWKHIHPDHGGWIDGAASAAVLTRLVAAAGLDGLRAPVTERPYRKVSVECPDDLKNEVMRRLESSLPAACPDAEVDTEYGVRVGFPDGSWTLVRPSGTEPYVRVYAEADDVDALIDEVTDVVADAVAAAGG, translated from the coding sequence ATGGAGCTGTTCGGAACCGCGGGGATCCGCGGGTCGGTACGGGAACGGCTGACGCCGGAGTTCGCGCTGTCCGTCGGGCGGGCGGTCGGCGCGGGCGTCGTCGAGGAGGCGTCCGGCGACGGGGCGAGCGACCGCCCCGCGACGGTCGTGGTCGGGCGGGACGGCCGCACCACCGGCGAAGCGCTCGCGGCCGCGGTCGAGGCAGGGGTCGAGTCCGCCGGCGCCGACGTGCGACGGGCGGGCGTCCTCCCGACGCCGGCGCTCGCGTACGCCTCTCAAGGCCGGTACGGGGTGATGCTCACCGCCTCACACAACCCGCCGACCGACAACGGGATCAAGGTCTTCGTCGACGGCCGGGAGTACGACCGCGACCGCGAGGCGGCGGTCGAGGCCCGGGTGACCGACGGGGTACCGTCTGTGGCGTGGAACGAGTGGGGGAGTTCCGAGACGGTGTCGCCGCTCGCGGGCTATCGCCGGGCCGTCGTCGAGTACGCCCGCGGCCACGGCGAGTCCGCCGACGGCCTCGACGTCGTGGTTGACTGCGGCACCGGGATGGGAGCGCTCGGGACCCCACAGGTACTCCGGGAACTCGGCGCGCGGGTGGTCACGCTCAACGGTCAGGTCGACGGCTTCTTCCCCGGCCGTGCGTCGAAGCCGACCCCCGAGACGTTGGGGGATCTCCGGGCGTTCCTTTCGGGCTCGGAGTTCGACCTCGGGATCGCCCACGACGGCGACGCCGACCGGATCGTCGTCCTGGATGGAGCGGGGGAGATACTCCACGAGGACACCGTCGTGGCGATCCTCGCGGAACACTTCGTCAGGGTCGCGACCGCGTCGGATCCGGTTGTCGTGACCACGCCGAACGCGTCGGGGCGGATCGACGAGCGGGTCGCGGCGGCGGGCGGGCGGGTCGAGCGTGTGCGACTGGGAGCGCTCCACGAGGGGATCGCCGCGGCGCGCGCCGATGGAGGCGACGTGGTCTTCGCCGCGGAACCCTGGAAGCACATCCACCCCGACCACGGCGGGTGGATCGACGGCGCGGCCTCCGCGGCGGTGCTGACCCGGCTCGTCGCTGCCGCGGGGCTCGACGGCCTCCGCGCTCCAGTTACCGAGCGCCCCTACCGGAAGGTCAGCGTCGAGTGCCCCGACGACCTGAAGAACGAGGTGATGAGGCGCCTGGAGTCGTCGCTCCCCGCGGCGTGCCCCGACGCCGAGGTCGACACCGAGTACGGCGTCCGCGTGGGGTTCCCTGACGGGTCGTGGACGCTGGTCCGCCCGTCCGGGACCGAGCCGTACGTTCGGGTGTATGCCGAGGCCGACGACGTCGACGCCCTGATCGACGAGGTGACAGACGTCGTCGCCGACGCCGTCGCCGCCGCGGGCGGGTGA
- a CDS encoding efflux RND transporter permease subunit yields MDFQRFVDWADDNIVNRPGTVIVAFLIVTLVFTAGLGGVSTESGTQQFAEDIPAANANERVENEFLPAFDDDPGSTSLIQRDPNVLSKDSLLAMLRAQRALEERDDMYVSGTSSAAGTVARTIDPEATTLEQQITTLERATPTTVRQAVRENADNPEFTGTVSNDFNERDASASATIGAVQHDLPGGVGGGSAGQSGSSPLTPIQTQAQRVIGAEIDADITVFGSGIVADEFGTVISDSLLIVTPAAVLLIFGFLVVAYRDLLDLILGVVSLGMASVWTFGFLGLAGIPFNQIMISIPPLLLAVGIDFGIHAVNRYREDRATGLGVGDAMQVATDQLLVAFFIVTGTTVIGFLANLASELPPIRDFGIVAAVGIVFTFLIFGIFLPAAKVWVDRRRDSWPIPTFSQRPLGEEGSALGEALSIGVGIANRAPVVLLVFALVFSAGAAGYATGVDTSFSQEDFLPPEEVPALLKALPEPFAPSDYDAVATINFLDDKFTSSQGGSVTIYLEGRMENDAALERIYRAGEDPPEEFVTDGNRRAASTSIVTIIKDRAAEDPEFAALVERNDRNDNGVPDDNLPTIYRELEASPAGDRASKYLADDRRSARVVYTTSADASDREVTAAGHEVADRFRVEATPTGETVVFQAVSDLIFQSAITSLALALSATVVFLVVIYWILEGLPSLGIANLAPIVVAVASVAGTMRLLDIPFNAFTATILSLTIGLGIDYSVHVVHRFIDERRERGLIPALSRTVIGTGGALLGSMATTAFGIGVLVLAVLSVLGQFGILTAMSIVYSFLASLLVLPSTLVIWDRLVNDDPEAPMGYPSESAEEGADSGGDGATGAAA; encoded by the coding sequence TTGGACTTCCAGCGGTTCGTCGACTGGGCCGACGACAACATCGTCAACCGTCCCGGCACGGTGATCGTCGCCTTCCTCATCGTGACGCTCGTGTTCACCGCGGGCCTGGGTGGGGTCTCCACCGAGTCGGGAACCCAGCAGTTCGCCGAGGACATCCCCGCGGCGAACGCAAACGAACGCGTCGAAAACGAGTTCCTCCCGGCGTTCGACGACGACCCCGGGAGCACGTCGCTGATCCAGCGGGACCCCAACGTGCTCTCGAAGGACTCGCTGCTCGCGATGTTGCGGGCCCAGCGGGCGCTGGAGGAGCGCGACGATATGTACGTCTCGGGGACGTCGTCGGCGGCAGGTACCGTCGCGCGGACCATCGATCCCGAGGCGACCACGCTGGAGCAGCAGATCACGACGCTCGAACGCGCGACGCCTACGACCGTCCGACAGGCGGTCCGGGAGAACGCCGACAACCCGGAGTTCACCGGGACCGTGAGCAACGACTTCAACGAACGGGACGCGTCGGCGTCGGCGACGATCGGCGCGGTCCAGCACGACCTCCCCGGCGGCGTGGGCGGCGGCTCCGCCGGGCAGTCGGGTAGTAGCCCGCTCACGCCGATTCAGACGCAGGCCCAGCGGGTGATCGGCGCGGAGATCGACGCCGACATCACCGTCTTCGGCAGCGGCATCGTCGCCGACGAGTTCGGCACGGTCATCTCCGATTCGCTTTTGATCGTGACTCCCGCGGCGGTGCTTCTCATCTTCGGCTTTCTGGTCGTCGCCTACCGCGACCTCCTGGATCTGATCCTCGGCGTCGTCTCCCTGGGGATGGCGTCGGTCTGGACCTTCGGGTTCCTGGGACTGGCGGGCATCCCGTTCAACCAGATCATGATCTCGATCCCGCCGCTTCTGCTCGCGGTCGGGATCGACTTCGGGATCCACGCGGTCAATCGCTACCGCGAGGACCGCGCGACCGGCCTCGGCGTCGGCGACGCGATGCAGGTCGCGACCGACCAGCTGCTCGTCGCCTTCTTCATCGTGACCGGCACGACGGTGATCGGGTTTCTGGCGAATCTCGCCTCCGAACTCCCCCCGATCCGGGACTTCGGGATCGTCGCCGCCGTCGGGATCGTGTTCACGTTCCTGATCTTCGGTATCTTCCTGCCCGCCGCGAAGGTGTGGGTCGACCGCCGTCGGGACTCGTGGCCGATCCCGACGTTCAGCCAGCGGCCGCTCGGCGAGGAGGGATCGGCGCTGGGTGAAGCGCTCTCGATAGGGGTCGGTATCGCGAACCGGGCGCCAGTGGTGCTGCTCGTTTTCGCGTTGGTGTTCAGCGCCGGCGCCGCCGGGTACGCCACCGGCGTCGACACCTCCTTCTCCCAGGAGGACTTCCTGCCGCCGGAGGAGGTGCCGGCGCTGCTGAAGGCGCTGCCGGAGCCGTTCGCGCCGAGCGACTACGACGCGGTGGCGACGATCAACTTCCTCGACGACAAGTTCACGTCCTCGCAGGGGGGATCCGTCACGATATACTTGGAGGGGCGGATGGAGAACGACGCCGCCTTAGAACGGATCTACCGGGCGGGCGAGGACCCGCCCGAGGAGTTCGTGACCGACGGGAACCGTCGTGCGGCGTCGACGAGCATCGTGACGATCATCAAAGACCGCGCCGCGGAGGATCCCGAGTTCGCCGCTCTCGTCGAGCGGAACGACCGGAACGACAACGGGGTGCCCGACGACAACCTTCCGACGATCTACCGAGAGCTCGAGGCGTCCCCGGCGGGCGACCGCGCCTCGAAGTATCTGGCCGACGACCGGCGGAGTGCCCGGGTCGTCTACACCACCTCCGCAGACGCCTCCGATCGGGAAGTCACCGCCGCGGGCCACGAGGTCGCGGACCGATTCCGAGTCGAGGCGACCCCGACGGGCGAGACTGTCGTCTTTCAGGCGGTTTCGGACCTGATCTTCCAGTCCGCGATCACCAGCCTCGCGCTCGCGCTGAGTGCGACGGTGGTGTTTCTGGTGGTGATCTACTGGATCCTCGAAGGGTTGCCCTCGCTCGGCATCGCCAACCTCGCGCCGATCGTCGTGGCGGTCGCGTCGGTCGCGGGCACGATGCGGCTGTTGGACATCCCGTTCAACGCCTTCACCGCCACCATCCTCTCGCTCACGATCGGGCTGGGGATCGACTACTCGGTCCACGTCGTCCACCGATTCATCGACGAGCGGCGCGAGCGAGGGCTGATTCCCGCACTCAGCCGGACCGTGATCGGCACGGGCGGGGCGCTGCTCGGGAGTATGGCCACGACAGCGTTCGGGATCGGCGTCCTCGTGCTCGCGGTCCTCTCGGTGCTTGGGCAGTTCGGGATCCTGACTGCGATGTCGATCGTCTACTCCTTCCTGGCGTCGCTGCTCGTGCTTCCCTCGACGCTCGTGATCTGGGATCGGCTGGTGAACGACGATCCCGAGGCGCCGATGGGGTACCCCTCGGAGTCCGCCGAGGAGGGTGCCGATTCGGGCGGGGACGGTGCCACTGGCGCCGCGGCGTGA
- a CDS encoding COG1361 S-layer family protein: MKRTLLVVLVVGSLLVSAVPAVALTSNPDLRTVTPEPNLAPGGINEVSFQLLNDPDGPDDDTRTATNVRIKPRDTGRIDVETGELYVSELPDGDPADLSLKLNVPANLASGTYRIPLDLTYEYDNGAGSATERKVTRYVEVRVESGPRFTVVDTNSTATVDGRGTLELTMRNVGDTAARDSTLTLSTSSPDVSLGASESSTRFVSEWERGENRTFTFDAALSDAATAGNYSLSARVDFEKPSGTVGETPSLSVPLEAHPEMTFAVSELRSTLSIGGSDTLSGTITNTGPMTAHNAVVEFNDTPTASAVGGGYAVGSLAPGESAEFSFRVNVAENVDAGPKQFGIRTAFRNGNGDQLRSDVVDIRLQVGANDPGFEIRGVESTLRVGEEGTLEGRIVNARDDRVRHAVVRFEDPGPTVTPIENTVAIGDLDPGEAANFSFDVEVTSSSDAGPRQFDLSVSYRDRDNAARASGAIPTRVPVGPGTAEFDVDPVDGNLSAGSGGEFRVTVTNTREYTVSDLSAKIYTDSPLSTSDDEAFVDELEPGESTTITFQLSAAGGATEKTYPVQMDFQYDDEAGDTIISDTYQVPVDVTTGSGGLPITLLLLVVLLLGGAAGGVFYYRRRE, encoded by the coding sequence ATGAAACGCACGCTGCTCGTCGTTCTCGTCGTCGGATCGCTTCTCGTCAGCGCCGTTCCCGCTGTCGCGCTCACTTCCAACCCGGACCTCCGGACGGTCACACCCGAACCGAACCTCGCGCCCGGCGGGATCAACGAAGTATCCTTTCAGTTATTGAACGACCCCGACGGCCCCGACGACGACACGCGCACCGCGACGAACGTCCGGATCAAACCGCGGGATACCGGCCGGATCGACGTCGAAACCGGGGAACTCTACGTTTCCGAACTTCCCGACGGGGACCCTGCTGACCTCTCGCTGAAGCTGAACGTCCCGGCGAACCTCGCAAGCGGCACCTACCGGATCCCGCTGGATCTCACCTACGAGTACGACAACGGCGCGGGGTCGGCGACCGAACGGAAGGTGACCCGCTACGTCGAGGTCAGAGTCGAGTCGGGGCCGCGGTTCACGGTCGTCGATACCAACTCCACGGCAACCGTAGACGGCAGGGGGACCTTGGAGCTCACGATGCGGAACGTCGGCGACACCGCCGCCCGCGATTCGACGCTGACGCTTTCGACGTCAAGCCCGGACGTGTCGCTGGGAGCAAGCGAGTCGAGCACCCGGTTCGTCTCCGAGTGGGAGCGCGGCGAGAACCGGACGTTCACGTTCGACGCGGCCCTGAGCGACGCGGCCACTGCGGGTAACTACTCGCTTTCCGCGCGGGTCGACTTCGAGAAGCCAAGCGGGACGGTCGGCGAGACCCCCTCGCTTTCGGTCCCGCTTGAGGCCCACCCGGAGATGACGTTCGCGGTCTCGGAGCTGCGGAGCACCCTCTCCATCGGCGGCTCCGACACGCTGTCGGGGACGATCACGAACACCGGGCCGATGACCGCGCACAACGCGGTCGTCGAGTTCAACGATACGCCGACCGCCAGCGCGGTCGGCGGGGGGTACGCCGTCGGGTCGCTCGCGCCCGGGGAGTCGGCCGAGTTCAGCTTCAGGGTGAACGTCGCCGAAAACGTCGACGCCGGGCCGAAGCAGTTCGGCATCCGAACGGCCTTCCGGAACGGGAACGGCGACCAGCTTCGTAGCGACGTCGTGGACATCCGCCTCCAGGTCGGGGCGAACGACCCCGGCTTCGAGATCCGGGGCGTCGAAAGCACGCTCCGGGTCGGCGAGGAAGGAACGCTCGAGGGCCGGATCGTGAACGCGCGCGACGACCGCGTTCGTCACGCGGTCGTCAGATTCGAGGACCCCGGCCCGACGGTCACCCCGATCGAGAACACGGTCGCGATCGGCGACCTCGACCCCGGCGAGGCCGCGAACTTCTCGTTCGACGTCGAGGTGACGAGCAGCTCCGACGCCGGGCCGCGGCAGTTCGACCTCTCGGTCTCCTATCGCGACCGGGACAACGCCGCGCGGGCGTCGGGGGCCATCCCCACGCGGGTGCCGGTCGGGCCGGGGACCGCCGAGTTCGACGTCGACCCCGTTGACGGGAACCTGAGCGCCGGCTCCGGCGGGGAGTTCCGGGTCACCGTGACCAACACCCGGGAGTACACGGTCTCGGACCTCTCGGCCAAGATCTACACCGACTCGCCGCTGTCGACCTCCGACGACGAGGCGTTCGTCGACGAACTCGAACCGGGCGAGTCGACGACGATCACCTTCCAGCTGAGCGCCGCCGGCGGCGCCACCGAGAAGACCTACCCGGTGCAGATGGACTTCCAGTACGACGACGAGGCGGGCGATACGATCATCTCCGACACCTACCAGGTGCCCGTCGACGTCACTACCGGCTCCGGGGGGCTCCCGATCACGCTGCTCCTGCTGGTGGTGCTCCTGCTCGGCGGCGCGGCCGGCGGCGTGTTCTACTACCGTCGGCGGGAGTGA
- a CDS encoding acylphosphatase gives MTDDRVRAHVFVSGNVQGVRYRASTREAAENRGVDGWVRNLDDGRVEAVFEGPESAVEGLIEWCHIGSAMATVEDVEVSYEEPEGESGFRVRW, from the coding sequence ATGACCGACGACCGAGTCCGAGCACACGTGTTCGTCAGCGGCAACGTCCAGGGCGTCCGGTACCGCGCGTCGACGAGGGAGGCCGCCGAGAACCGCGGTGTCGACGGGTGGGTTCGGAACCTCGACGACGGCCGTGTGGAGGCGGTCTTCGAGGGTCCCGAATCCGCAGTGGAGGGGCTGATCGAGTGGTGCCACATCGGGAGCGCGATGGCGACCGTCGAGGACGTCGAGGTGAGCTACGAGGAGCCCGAGGGCGAGTCGGGGTTCCGCGTCCGGTGGTAG
- a CDS encoding BMP family lipoprotein produces MDRRTFLKATGVAGIAGLAGCSGGPSGGSDDTETETETDSGGSTDDGMEETTAAETTESGPAAHIGMVYATGGLGDGSFNDQAQSGVIQAQEDFNIAYNEAQPDEVAEFSSFQQQFAQSTDPNYDLVCCIGFLQADSLTENAESYPDQNFMIVDSVVDAPNVASYTFKEHEGSYLAGLMASLLTTQDFSAGAGSTAGDSTNVGFVGGVESDLIKRFQAGYEAGVSAGSDDVDVSTSYTGSFNDPAAGREAAAAMYNSGADIVYHAAGNTGTGVFQAAQEAGKFAIGVDRAQSITRPSYSDVILGSMVKRVDTPVYNSIEAVLNGNFPGGTAVSLGLAEDGVDLVYGDSLGSEIPDDVASEVSTAREDIINGDISVPTSP; encoded by the coding sequence ATGGATAGGCGTACGTTCCTGAAGGCGACCGGCGTGGCGGGGATCGCCGGTCTCGCGGGGTGTAGCGGCGGGCCGTCCGGTGGATCCGACGACACGGAGACGGAGACGGAAACCGACTCCGGGGGATCCACCGACGACGGGATGGAGGAAACGACCGCGGCCGAGACCACCGAGAGCGGTCCGGCGGCCCACATCGGGATGGTCTACGCGACCGGCGGCCTCGGCGACGGGTCGTTCAACGACCAGGCCCAGAGCGGCGTGATCCAGGCCCAAGAGGACTTCAACATCGCGTACAACGAAGCACAGCCCGACGAGGTCGCGGAGTTCAGCAGCTTCCAGCAGCAGTTCGCCCAGTCGACGGATCCGAACTACGATCTAGTCTGCTGTATCGGGTTCCTCCAGGCCGACTCCCTCACGGAGAACGCCGAGTCCTACCCCGACCAGAACTTTATGATCGTCGACTCGGTGGTCGACGCACCCAACGTCGCGAGCTACACGTTCAAGGAACACGAGGGCTCGTACCTCGCGGGGCTGATGGCCAGCCTGCTCACGACGCAGGACTTCTCGGCCGGGGCGGGCTCGACCGCGGGCGACTCCACGAACGTCGGCTTCGTCGGCGGCGTCGAGTCCGACCTGATCAAGCGGTTCCAGGCCGGCTACGAGGCGGGCGTGTCCGCCGGCAGCGACGACGTCGACGTCAGCACGAGCTACACGGGGAGTTTCAACGACCCGGCCGCGGGTCGGGAGGCGGCGGCCGCGATGTACAACAGCGGCGCCGACATCGTCTATCACGCCGCGGGCAACACCGGCACGGGCGTGTTCCAGGCCGCACAGGAGGCCGGAAAGTTCGCGATCGGCGTCGACCGCGCGCAGTCGATCACGCGTCCGTCGTACAGCGACGTCATTCTCGGGAGTATGGTCAAGCGGGTCGACACGCCGGTGTACAACTCGATCGAGGCCGTACTCAACGGTAACTTCCCAGGCGGCACCGCCGTCTCGCTGGGGCTCGCCGAGGACGGCGTCGACCTCGTCTACGGCGACTCGCTCGGGTCGGAGATCCCCGACGACGTCGCAAGCGAGGTTTCGACCGCCCGCGAGGACATCATCAACGGCGACATTTCGGTCCCGACGTCGCCGTAG